Proteins encoded by one window of Kribbella italica:
- the proB gene encoding glutamate 5-kinase: MKPRAEVVQAARIVVKVGSSSLTQRGRIDLDRLRLLVDALAARRVDGTEVVLVSSGAIAAGLAPMGLRSRPRDLATQQAAASVGQGLLMARYSDAFAAHGLRVGQVLLTVDDVTRRSHYRNAYRTFARLLELGVVPIVNENDTVATTEIRFGDNDRLAALTSHLVHTDLLVLLSDVDGLYNGDPRKPGTVMLPEVRGPEDLKSLQIGRTGSSGVGTGGMQTKVEAAAIATAAGIPVVLTSAGRVGEALRGDPVGTLFHPTGRRAKTRLLWLQHATSGQGRLQLDEGAVRAVTERRTSLLPAGILTVEGNFSAGDPVDLVSPSGVVVARGLVNYDATELPDLLGRSTRDLAKELGAAYEREVVHRDDLVLL; this comes from the coding sequence ATGAAACCCCGCGCGGAGGTCGTTCAGGCCGCCCGAATCGTCGTGAAGGTCGGGTCGTCGTCACTGACCCAGCGGGGCCGGATCGACCTCGACCGGCTCCGCCTGCTCGTCGACGCCCTCGCCGCCCGGCGCGTCGACGGCACCGAGGTCGTCCTCGTCTCGTCCGGCGCGATCGCCGCCGGCCTCGCACCGATGGGGCTCCGCTCGCGCCCACGCGACCTGGCGACCCAGCAGGCCGCCGCGTCGGTCGGGCAGGGGTTGCTGATGGCGCGGTACAGCGACGCCTTCGCCGCGCACGGTCTGCGAGTCGGGCAGGTCCTGTTGACGGTCGACGATGTCACCCGCCGGTCGCACTACCGCAACGCGTACCGCACCTTCGCGCGCTTGCTGGAGCTCGGTGTGGTGCCGATCGTCAACGAGAACGACACCGTCGCGACCACCGAGATCCGCTTCGGCGACAACGACCGCCTCGCCGCGTTGACGAGCCACCTGGTGCACACCGACCTGCTGGTCCTGCTCTCCGACGTCGACGGCCTCTACAACGGCGACCCCCGCAAGCCCGGCACGGTCATGCTCCCCGAGGTCCGAGGCCCCGAGGACCTGAAGTCGTTGCAGATCGGCCGCACCGGCTCGTCCGGCGTCGGCACGGGCGGCATGCAGACCAAGGTCGAAGCCGCCGCGATCGCCACCGCTGCAGGCATTCCCGTCGTACTGACTTCCGCGGGGCGAGTAGGCGAGGCCCTCCGAGGCGACCCCGTAGGCACCCTCTTCCACCCCACCGGCCGCCGCGCCAAGACCCGTCTCCTCTGGCTCCAACACGCCACTTCAGGCCAGGGCCGCCTCCAGCTCGACGAGGGCGCCGTCCGCGCGGTCACCGAACGCCGTACGTCGCTGCTGCCGGCCGGAATCCTCACAGTAGAAGGCAACTTCTCCGCCGGCGACCCGGTCGACCTGGTCTCGCCCTCGGGCGTGGTCGTCGCCCGAGGCCTCGTCAACTACGACGCCACAGAACTCCCCGACCTCCTCGGCCGCTCCACAAGAGACCTGGCCAAGGAGCTCGGCGCGGCGTACGAACGAGAAGTAGTCCACCGAGACGACCTCGTACTCCTCTGA